In Thermodesulforhabdus norvegica, a single window of DNA contains:
- the acnA gene encoding aconitate hydratase AcnA produces MNVRTQIEKDGEVFEFIDLKGLCGDRLNHLPYSIRILLENLLRRQDGKLVKEHHIEKLVNWKGEYKEPVEIPFFPTRVLMQDFTGVPAVADLAAMRDAMLRLGKDPGVVNPMVPVDLVADHSVQVDFYGTADAFMYNTLREYERNKERYRFLKWAQKSFDNFRMIPPGSGICHQINLEYLSKVFWHSRKNGRVLCFPDSVVGLDSHTTMVNGIGVLGWGVGGIEAEAVLLGQPCFMTIPQVIGVRLVGKLPEGTTATDLVLRITRILRDYGVVEKFVEFFGPALKDLPVPTRTTIANMSPEYGATVGFFPVDRKVVEFLYLTGRRREALITERVAPAMGLYYTGEENPEYSDVIEVDLSATRIAVAGPSRPMDRVELPELKKKFAEILGKDHPKRAVSVHIRGETVEISDGSVVIAAITSCTNTSNPQVLIGAALLARNAVKKGLKVPGYVKTSFAPGSRVVISYLHNSGLLPYLEALGFHAVAYGCTTCIGNSGPLHPEVEKAVEKHNLNVVAVLSGNRNFEARIHQKVKSNFLASPVMVVAFALAGRVDIDFEQEPLGMDPNGMPVYLADILPDDSEIDKLVRQHIISELYEENYKHIVDGDELWKNLSVEESVTYPWDPKSTYIQRPPFFDDFSLEVPELQDIRGARVLLWLGDSVTTDHISPAGAIPEDYPAGQFLKSFGITPDRFNSYGARRGNHEVMMRGTFSNIRIRNKLVSESGGFTVKFPEKKKMFVFDAAEAYRREGVPLIVLGGKEYGTGSSRDWAAKGPKLLGVKAVIAQSFERIHRSNLIGMGILPLQFEEGQSAESLGLDGTEEYHILGVNDIKPRKKLMVKAISDGKEKTFYVVARLDTDVEVDYYRNGGILNYVLRKIAVTDCQQL; encoded by the coding sequence ATGAATGTGAGAACGCAGATTGAGAAGGATGGTGAAGTCTTTGAATTTATCGATCTAAAAGGATTATGTGGAGATCGCCTGAATCATCTTCCCTATTCAATACGAATTCTGCTGGAAAACCTTCTGCGACGGCAGGACGGAAAGCTTGTCAAGGAGCATCACATTGAAAAGCTTGTTAACTGGAAAGGTGAATACAAAGAACCGGTGGAGATTCCCTTTTTCCCCACCCGGGTGCTGATGCAGGATTTTACGGGTGTGCCCGCTGTAGCCGATCTTGCAGCTATGCGTGATGCGATGCTTCGTTTGGGTAAAGATCCTGGAGTTGTGAACCCTATGGTGCCGGTGGATTTAGTGGCCGACCATTCCGTTCAGGTGGATTTTTACGGCACCGCGGATGCCTTTATGTATAATACCCTTAGAGAGTATGAGAGGAACAAGGAACGCTATAGGTTCCTTAAGTGGGCACAGAAAAGTTTCGACAATTTTCGCATGATCCCGCCCGGGTCCGGAATCTGTCATCAAATTAACCTCGAATACCTTAGCAAGGTTTTCTGGCATAGTCGAAAAAACGGAAGGGTGCTCTGCTTTCCCGACAGCGTTGTGGGACTCGATTCGCACACGACCATGGTCAACGGGATTGGCGTACTGGGGTGGGGGGTTGGCGGAATTGAGGCGGAAGCCGTTCTGTTGGGCCAGCCCTGTTTCATGACAATTCCTCAGGTTATCGGCGTTCGGCTGGTGGGTAAACTGCCAGAGGGCACCACTGCCACGGATCTCGTTCTCAGGATAACGAGGATATTAAGGGACTACGGAGTAGTTGAAAAATTCGTCGAGTTTTTTGGGCCAGCCCTGAAAGATTTGCCCGTTCCCACACGAACAACTATTGCCAACATGAGTCCGGAATACGGTGCAACGGTGGGCTTTTTCCCGGTGGACAGGAAGGTTGTTGAATTTTTGTATCTTACAGGTCGAAGACGTGAGGCGTTGATTACAGAACGGGTGGCTCCGGCGATGGGGCTCTATTACACCGGCGAAGAAAATCCGGAATACAGTGATGTGATAGAGGTGGATCTTTCTGCGACCAGAATTGCGGTAGCAGGGCCTTCCAGGCCTATGGATCGTGTTGAACTTCCCGAGCTAAAGAAAAAGTTTGCCGAAATCCTGGGTAAAGATCACCCTAAAAGAGCTGTTTCGGTCCATATCAGAGGGGAAACCGTTGAAATTTCCGACGGTAGTGTGGTTATAGCTGCCATCACCTCATGCACTAACACTTCTAATCCTCAAGTTCTTATTGGAGCTGCATTGCTTGCTCGGAACGCCGTAAAAAAGGGCCTGAAAGTTCCAGGTTATGTGAAGACTTCTTTTGCGCCAGGCTCCAGAGTTGTAATCAGTTATCTCCATAACTCCGGCCTTTTGCCTTATCTCGAGGCATTGGGATTTCACGCCGTGGCCTACGGCTGTACCACCTGTATCGGAAATTCCGGGCCGCTTCACCCGGAAGTGGAAAAAGCCGTCGAAAAGCATAATCTAAACGTGGTTGCCGTCCTTTCAGGTAACCGGAATTTTGAGGCAAGAATTCATCAGAAGGTGAAGTCCAATTTCTTAGCTTCCCCAGTGATGGTAGTGGCTTTTGCGCTGGCGGGCAGAGTGGATATAGACTTTGAGCAGGAACCACTTGGTATGGATCCAAACGGTATGCCTGTTTACCTCGCTGACATACTCCCTGACGACTCAGAGATAGATAAACTGGTCAGGCAGCATATTATATCAGAGCTTTATGAGGAAAATTATAAGCATATAGTAGATGGTGACGAATTGTGGAAAAATCTATCGGTTGAAGAGAGCGTTACTTACCCCTGGGATCCAAAATCCACCTACATACAGCGACCCCCCTTTTTTGATGATTTCTCACTGGAGGTACCTGAGTTGCAGGACATTCGAGGGGCCAGGGTGTTGCTATGGCTTGGCGATTCCGTTACGACCGATCATATCTCACCTGCGGGTGCTATTCCTGAAGACTATCCTGCTGGTCAGTTCCTGAAATCCTTTGGCATTACTCCAGACAGATTCAACAGTTATGGAGCCAGGCGAGGAAATCATGAAGTAATGATGAGAGGGACTTTTTCCAACATTCGAATTCGAAATAAACTGGTTTCAGAATCAGGCGGGTTTACGGTTAAGTTTCCCGAAAAAAAGAAAATGTTTGTTTTTGATGCTGCCGAGGCTTATAGGCGGGAAGGGGTTCCTCTTATCGTGCTGGGTGGGAAAGAATATGGCACCGGCTCTTCCAGAGACTGGGCGGCTAAAGGGCCAAAACTTCTTGGTGTTAAAGCAGTAATAGCACAGTCTTTTGAAAGAATTCACAGGAGCAATCTGATCGGAATGGGAATTTTACCCTTACAATTTGAAGAAGGTCAGTCTGCCGAGTCCCTGGGGCTTGATGGCACCGAAGAGTACCACATTTTGGGTGTTAACGACATCAAACCGAGAAAAAAGCTGATGGTAAAAGCTATTTCAGACGGCAAAGAAAAAACCTTTTATGTGGTGGCTCGTTTGGATACCGATGTTGAAGTGGATTATTACAGGAACGGAGGTATCCTCAACTACGTGTTGAGAAAAATTGCCGTAACAGATTGTCAGCAACTTTAA
- a CDS encoding 4Fe-4S dicluster domain-containing protein yields MGEKRRDDQTVGQGVKKGRRQYEIDIFRAWCKSCGICAAFCPVQCIEMDEEGNPQVVASEKCTGCGWCETHCPDFAISVRPRKENQLEAV; encoded by the coding sequence ATGGGAGAGAAGCGAAGGGATGATCAGACGGTGGGGCAGGGGGTTAAGAAGGGTCGCAGGCAGTATGAGATTGATATTTTTCGTGCCTGGTGCAAGTCCTGTGGTATTTGTGCTGCCTTTTGTCCTGTGCAGTGCATAGAGATGGATGAGGAGGGGAATCCTCAGGTTGTGGCGTCTGAGAAGTGTACGGGCTGTGGGTGGTGTGAGACGCACTGTCCGGATTTTGCCATAAGCGTGCGGCCCAGAAAAGAGAATCAGCTGGAAGCGGTGTAG